One Anastrepha obliqua isolate idAnaObli1 chromosome 6, idAnaObli1_1.0, whole genome shotgun sequence DNA window includes the following coding sequences:
- the LOC129250390 gene encoding uncharacterized protein LOC129250390 yields the protein MPKGSKSKKGIENTSSDVTINSSDSISFNKRKNASIKHQLIALNKTLSSHRLGELDEAEISVHMEYVESIHDHFDHVHSILEEADPRELDGVGRAEFFDVYLEVKAKLSRELNLHRKTNARHSSTARHFALEESPTTLFSSQRKSRLPELKIPKFSGAYIDWPNFFAMFSSVIDKDLDLSKVEKLQHLRASLQGAALEKICSLEPVEENYEKALLKNRFDNKLLIFQAHIRVIIELKSVDKG from the coding sequence ATGCCCAAAGGCAGCAAATCGAAAAAGGGTATTGAGAACACATCATCCGATGTAACGATCAACAGCTCCGATTCAATTTCGtttaataaaaggaaaaatgCGTCGATTAAGCACCAATTAATTGCGTTAAACAAAACATTGTCGTCGCATCGTCTTGGTGAACTTGATGAAGCTGAAATTTCTGTCCACATGGAGTACGTCGAAAGCATTCACGACCACTTTGACCACGTGCATTCTATTCTCGAAGAAGCTGATCCACGCGAACTAGATGGAGTAGGCCGAGCAGAATTTTTTGACGTGTACCTAGAAGTCAAAGCAAAGCTGTCGCGTGAGCTCAATTTGCATCGGAAGACAAACGCAAGGCATTCATCGACTGCTAGGCATTTCGCATTGGAAGAATCGCCGACAACGTTATTCTCGTCGCAAAGAAAGTCTCGCCTTCCTGAGCTGAAAATACCGAAATTTAGTGGAGCGTACATTGATTGGCCTAATTTTTTTGCCATGTTCAGCAGCGTTATTGACAAGGACCTCGATTTAAGCAAAGTGGAGAAACTCCAACATTTACGCGCTAGTCTACAAGGAGccgctttggaaaaaatttgCTCACTAGAACCGGTTGAGGAGAATTATGAAAAGGCCctattaaaaaatcgatttgataacaaattacttatttttcaGGCTCACATTAGGGTGATTATCGAGTTGAAGAGTGTTGATAAAGGTTAA